From one Tsukamurella tyrosinosolvens genomic stretch:
- a CDS encoding Gfo/Idh/MocA family protein has translation MHDGTQQDPTPVRVAVIGMGWMGRVHAQAYARVPHHYPDGPAVPVLAAVADDVPGRATAFATRFGASAAYTDWRDVLGDPSIDAVSVTVPNFLHREIGVAVLDAGKHLWIEKPVGLTAADAAAVAEAAERNDRRTAVGFNYRNAPAVQAARAMIADGRLGTITHARFRLFSDYAAHPDGALTWRYQRGRGGNGVLGDLGSHGVDLVTHLLGDIAALVADTAIFIPERSEPTGATSGHQLATSGVRGAVENEDYLSAQLRLASGARCVLEASRVAVGEQNSYGFEIHGTSGMVRWDYRRMGELEASLGSDFQDQPVSAVHVGPGSGDYAAFQPGAANPMGYDDLKVIEAQRFLRSVVTGVPEGATVDDAVRSARALDAMTRSVDEGRWVTLA, from the coding sequence ATGCACGACGGTACGCAGCAGGATCCGACCCCGGTGCGGGTGGCCGTGATCGGCATGGGCTGGATGGGCCGGGTGCACGCGCAGGCGTACGCCCGTGTGCCGCATCACTACCCGGACGGCCCGGCCGTGCCGGTGCTCGCCGCGGTGGCGGACGACGTCCCGGGGCGGGCGACGGCGTTCGCCACCAGGTTCGGGGCCTCCGCCGCCTACACCGACTGGCGTGACGTCCTCGGCGATCCGTCGATCGACGCCGTCTCGGTGACCGTGCCGAACTTCCTGCACCGCGAGATCGGCGTCGCGGTGCTCGACGCCGGTAAGCATCTCTGGATCGAGAAGCCCGTCGGGCTGACCGCGGCGGACGCCGCCGCGGTCGCCGAGGCCGCGGAGCGCAACGACCGGCGCACCGCCGTCGGCTTCAACTACCGCAACGCCCCTGCGGTGCAGGCCGCCCGGGCGATGATCGCCGACGGCCGGCTCGGCACCATCACGCACGCCCGGTTCCGGCTGTTCAGCGACTACGCCGCCCATCCCGACGGTGCCCTCACCTGGCGTTACCAGCGGGGCCGCGGCGGGAACGGCGTGCTCGGCGACCTGGGGTCCCACGGCGTCGACCTGGTCACCCACCTGCTCGGCGACATCGCCGCCCTGGTCGCCGACACCGCGATCTTCATCCCCGAACGCTCCGAGCCCACCGGCGCCACCTCGGGACACCAGCTCGCCACGTCCGGCGTGCGGGGCGCGGTCGAGAACGAGGACTACCTGTCGGCGCAGCTGCGCCTGGCGTCCGGGGCGCGCTGCGTTCTCGAGGCGAGCCGGGTCGCGGTGGGGGAGCAGAACTCCTACGGCTTCGAGATCCACGGCACGTCCGGCATGGTGCGCTGGGACTACCGGCGCATGGGCGAGCTCGAGGCGTCACTGGGCTCGGACTTCCAGGACCAGCCCGTGTCGGCGGTGCACGTCGGGCCCGGCAGCGGCGACTACGCCGCGTTCCAGCCCGGCGCGGCGAATCCCATGGGCTACGACGACCTCAAGGTCATCGAGGCCCAGCGCTTCCTCCGGTCGGTGGTCACCGGCGTCCCCGAGGGCGCCACCGTCGACGATGCGGTGCGCAGCGCCCGCGCGCTCGACGCCATGACCCGCTCGGTCGACGAGGGGCGCTGGGTGACGCTCGCGTAG
- a CDS encoding sugar porter family MFS transporter: protein MTHGSTSTPEGGTTLPPLRPGPHQRRMDLVAVVATFGGLLFGYDTGVLNGALEPMKHDLGLTTTTEGLVVSTLLIGAAVGALLCGRLADAIGRRKTMIILAIVFFVGTLGAVFANDLAVMLPARFVLGLAVGGASVVVPVYLSELAPTERRGALGGRNELAIVVGQLLAFIINAIIARVWPPLTDANPDGHPGVWRIMLAVCAVPAVFLFLGMLRMPESPRWYISKGRHEEALAVLMQVRTEDRARAEMAEVEHLAHEEEAAQTGGWADLAIPWVRRIMLAAVILAIAQQLTGINSVMYYGTEMLKTAGFSDSAAPIANIFMGVSAVIGSAVCLFVLIDRIPRRRLIIMGMIAVTVCHGLTVLSALILPEGKVQAYAVLIFVALFVLAMQTALNVPVWVCLSELFPLRLRGFGMGLSVLVLWLTNALVGQLFPTLIKVGGIVGTYGTFFVVCALFGFLIYKTLPNTSGRSLEDLEESFSRGDFR from the coding sequence ATGACGCACGGAAGCACCAGCACACCGGAGGGCGGAACAACACTGCCACCCCTGCGGCCGGGCCCCCACCAGCGGCGGATGGACCTGGTCGCGGTCGTCGCGACCTTCGGCGGACTGCTCTTCGGCTACGACACCGGCGTGCTCAACGGCGCGCTGGAGCCGATGAAGCACGACCTGGGCCTCACCACGACGACCGAGGGCCTGGTGGTGAGCACGCTGCTCATCGGGGCCGCGGTCGGCGCGCTGCTCTGCGGCCGGCTCGCCGACGCCATCGGGCGCCGGAAGACGATGATCATCCTCGCGATCGTCTTCTTCGTCGGCACCCTCGGCGCGGTCTTCGCGAACGACCTGGCGGTGATGCTGCCGGCCCGGTTCGTCCTCGGCCTCGCGGTGGGCGGCGCCTCGGTCGTCGTGCCCGTCTACCTGTCCGAGCTGGCGCCCACCGAACGTCGCGGCGCACTCGGCGGCCGGAACGAGCTGGCGATCGTCGTCGGCCAGCTCCTCGCCTTCATCATCAACGCGATCATCGCGCGCGTCTGGCCGCCGCTCACCGACGCCAACCCCGACGGCCACCCCGGGGTGTGGCGGATCATGCTCGCGGTCTGCGCCGTGCCCGCCGTCTTCCTGTTCCTCGGCATGCTGCGGATGCCCGAGTCGCCCCGCTGGTACATCTCGAAGGGGCGCCACGAGGAAGCGCTCGCCGTACTGATGCAGGTCCGCACCGAGGACCGGGCGCGCGCCGAGATGGCGGAGGTCGAACACCTCGCCCACGAGGAGGAGGCCGCACAGACCGGCGGCTGGGCCGACCTCGCTATCCCCTGGGTCCGCCGCATCATGCTCGCCGCCGTGATCCTCGCGATCGCCCAGCAGCTCACCGGCATCAACTCGGTCATGTACTACGGCACCGAGATGCTCAAGACCGCGGGCTTCAGCGACAGCGCGGCCCCGATCGCCAACATCTTCATGGGCGTCTCGGCGGTGATCGGCAGCGCCGTCTGCCTGTTCGTCCTCATCGACCGGATTCCACGCCGCAGGCTCATCATCATGGGCATGATCGCCGTCACCGTCTGCCACGGCCTCACGGTGCTGTCGGCGCTGATCCTGCCCGAGGGCAAGGTCCAGGCCTACGCCGTTCTGATCTTCGTCGCCCTGTTCGTGCTGGCGATGCAGACGGCGCTCAACGTGCCGGTGTGGGTGTGCCTGTCCGAGCTCTTCCCCCTGCGGCTGCGCGGCTTCGGCATGGGTCTGTCGGTGCTCGTGCTCTGGCTGACCAACGCACTCGTCGGGCAGCTCTTCCCCACGCTGATCAAGGTCGGTGGCATCGTCGGAACGTACGGCACGTTCTTCGTCGTTTGCGCGCTGTTCGGCTTCCTGATCTACAAGACCCTGCCCAACACGAGCGGCCGTTCGCTGGAGGACTTGGAGGAGTCCTTCTCCCGCGGCGACTTCCGCTGA
- a CDS encoding universal stress protein — protein sequence MTIIVAVPGTTEGPVALRAGVEEAKSLGTDLVAVNLGIAALDVSEVEGEVPITVVERTGRGDRDPVDAVLDEIDERGATRLVIAVRRRSLVSKAVLGSVSQRLILNAPIPVLAVKAD from the coding sequence ATGACCATCATCGTCGCGGTCCCCGGCACCACCGAAGGCCCCGTCGCACTGCGCGCCGGCGTCGAGGAGGCGAAGTCCCTCGGCACCGATCTCGTGGCCGTCAATCTCGGCATCGCCGCACTCGACGTCTCGGAGGTCGAGGGCGAGGTGCCGATCACCGTCGTGGAGCGGACGGGGCGCGGCGACCGCGATCCCGTCGACGCCGTGCTGGACGAGATCGACGAGCGCGGCGCGACCCGCCTGGTGATCGCGGTCCGCCGCCGGTCGCTCGTGAGCAAGGCGGTGCTCGGCAGCGTCAGTCAGCGCTTGATCCTCAACGCACCGATCCCCGTCCTCGCCGTCAAGGCCGACTGA
- a CDS encoding fumarylacetoacetate hydrolase family protein, giving the protein MRLARIASSDGVAFAAIEGDPEDGARAREISEHPFGTPEFTGRSWALDDVRLLAPILASKVVCIGKNYAAHAAEMGGEAPKDPVIFIKPNTSIIGPLAPIKLPRSSEQVDYEGELAVVIGQPCRDVPAARAKDVILGYTVANDVTARDQQRHDGQWTRGKGYDTFCPLGPWIETEFDPSDARIYTELDGQIKQDSRTSLMIHSIGDIVEWISSVMTLLPGDVILTGTPEGVGPITAGQHVAVTVEGIGTLTSLAEDR; this is encoded by the coding sequence ATGCGCCTTGCACGAATCGCCAGCAGTGACGGGGTCGCGTTCGCGGCCATCGAGGGTGACCCCGAGGACGGTGCCCGGGCCCGGGAGATCTCCGAGCACCCCTTCGGCACACCGGAGTTCACGGGCCGCAGCTGGGCGCTCGACGACGTGCGGCTGCTCGCCCCGATCCTCGCCAGCAAGGTGGTCTGCATCGGCAAGAACTACGCGGCGCACGCCGCGGAGATGGGCGGCGAAGCGCCCAAGGATCCCGTGATCTTCATCAAGCCCAACACCTCGATCATCGGCCCGCTGGCGCCGATCAAGCTGCCGCGTAGCTCCGAGCAGGTGGACTACGAGGGCGAGCTCGCCGTCGTCATCGGCCAGCCCTGCCGCGACGTGCCCGCCGCGCGGGCGAAGGACGTCATCCTCGGCTACACCGTGGCGAACGACGTCACCGCGCGCGATCAGCAGCGCCACGACGGCCAGTGGACCCGCGGCAAGGGCTATGACACCTTCTGTCCGCTGGGCCCGTGGATCGAGACCGAGTTCGACCCGTCCGACGCGCGGATCTACACGGAGCTCGACGGCCAGATCAAGCAGGACTCGCGCACGTCGTTGATGATCCACTCCATCGGCGACATCGTCGAATGGATCTCGTCGGTCATGACCCTGCTGCCCGGCGACGTCATCCTCACCGGCACTCCGGAGGGCGTCGGCCCGATCACGGCCGGCCAGCACGTCGCGGTCACCGTCGAGGGCATCGGCACGCTGACCAGCCTCGCCGAGGACCGCTGA
- a CDS encoding MFS transporter gives MEMSAARRWWILVVSMTAAITTTAAVNCTAFLLPQLIQGGLSPQRAGLFAAAAPAGLLLTTILWGVMIDRYGERRVLLISMAGAVAGLAAAVAAFAAHAPLYVVALALFVASAMAASGNGASGRIVVGWFPASSRGTAMGIRQTSQPLGIALLSLTMPLLASRAGLTAAMLVPLAVAVVSVVLVWAFIVDPPRPETGPAAVDARANPYREDSFLVRIHAVSLLLVLPQGAIWTWGITWLIVGLHWAPSTAGLLISASQLLGAGGRILAGAWSDRLGSRTSPIKWIALAAAASMGGLGALAAVGSPIAVVVLLVASVVTVADNGLAFTAIAEKAGPYYSGRALGIQNTGQFVATTAAGPILGALIHATGFGAAFAIVALAPLLAYPLVPSDAKVPEPQEAAPSLPRK, from the coding sequence ATGGAGATGTCCGCCGCCCGGCGGTGGTGGATCCTGGTGGTCTCGATGACCGCAGCGATCACCACGACCGCCGCCGTGAACTGCACCGCCTTTCTCCTCCCCCAGCTCATCCAGGGCGGCCTGAGCCCGCAGCGCGCCGGGCTGTTCGCCGCCGCCGCGCCCGCCGGGCTGCTGCTCACCACGATCCTGTGGGGCGTCATGATCGACCGGTACGGCGAGCGCCGCGTCCTGCTGATCAGCATGGCCGGCGCCGTGGCCGGGCTGGCGGCCGCCGTTGCGGCGTTCGCGGCGCACGCTCCCCTGTACGTCGTGGCCCTCGCACTGTTCGTCGCGTCCGCGATGGCGGCGAGCGGCAACGGCGCGAGCGGCCGGATCGTGGTCGGCTGGTTCCCGGCGTCCAGCCGCGGCACCGCGATGGGCATCCGCCAGACCTCGCAGCCCCTGGGCATCGCGCTGCTGTCGTTGACGATGCCGCTGCTGGCGAGCCGCGCCGGCCTGACCGCGGCGATGCTCGTGCCGCTCGCCGTGGCCGTCGTCTCCGTCGTGCTGGTGTGGGCGTTCATCGTCGATCCGCCGCGGCCCGAGACCGGTCCCGCGGCGGTCGACGCACGCGCGAACCCGTACCGGGAGGACTCCTTCCTGGTCCGCATCCACGCCGTCTCGCTGTTGCTGGTGCTGCCGCAGGGCGCGATCTGGACGTGGGGCATCACCTGGCTGATCGTCGGGCTGCACTGGGCGCCCTCGACCGCCGGGCTGCTCATCTCGGCGAGCCAGCTGCTCGGGGCGGGCGGGCGGATCCTGGCGGGCGCCTGGTCGGACCGGCTGGGTTCGAGGACGTCGCCGATCAAGTGGATCGCCCTGGCCGCCGCCGCCTCGATGGGCGGGCTCGGCGCGCTCGCCGCGGTCGGCTCGCCCATCGCGGTGGTGGTGCTCCTCGTCGCGTCGGTCGTGACCGTCGCCGACAACGGGCTGGCGTTCACCGCGATCGCCGAGAAGGCCGGGCCCTACTACAGCGGCCGCGCCCTCGGGATACAGAACACCGGGCAGTTCGTCGCGACGACCGCCGCCGGGCCGATCCTCGGCGCCCTGATCCACGCGACGGGTTTCGGCGCCGCCTTCGCCATCGTGGCCCTGGCCCCGCTGCTCGCCTACCCGCTGGTCCCCTCCGACGCGAAGGTCCCCGAACCGCAGGAGGCGGCACCGTCGTTGCCCCGGAAATGA
- a CDS encoding 3-isopropylmalate dehydrogenase — protein MKLAVIGGDGIGPEVTAEALKVLRAVVGEIQTTDYDLGARRYERNGELLTDEDLASLREHDAILLGAIGDPRKVPPGVLERGLLLKMRFALDHHVNLRPSKLFPGVESPLKNPGEIDFVVVREGTEGAYTGNGGAIRVGTPQEVANETSVNTRFGAERVVRFAFELARTRRKKLTLVHKTNVLVFGGSLWQRTVDEVATEFPDVAVDYSHIDAATIYLVTDPSRFDVIVTDNLFGDILTDEAGAISGGIGLAASGNIDATGTNPSMFEPVHGSAPDIVGQGVADPTAAILSAAMLLRHLGNAEGAQRIEDAVTADLAARGDAPIRTVEVGDRIAAALTA, from the coding sequence GTGAAGCTCGCGGTGATCGGCGGGGACGGCATCGGCCCCGAGGTGACGGCGGAGGCGCTCAAGGTGCTGCGCGCGGTGGTCGGCGAGATCCAGACCACCGACTACGACCTGGGCGCGCGCCGCTACGAGCGCAACGGCGAGCTGCTCACCGACGAGGACCTGGCGTCCCTGCGCGAGCACGACGCCATCCTGCTCGGCGCCATCGGCGACCCGCGCAAGGTCCCGCCGGGCGTGCTCGAGCGCGGCCTGCTGCTGAAGATGCGGTTCGCGCTGGACCACCACGTGAACCTGCGCCCGTCGAAGCTCTTCCCGGGCGTCGAGTCGCCGCTGAAGAACCCGGGCGAGATCGACTTCGTCGTGGTCCGCGAGGGCACCGAGGGCGCCTACACCGGCAACGGCGGCGCCATCCGCGTCGGCACCCCGCAGGAGGTCGCCAACGAGACGTCGGTGAACACCCGGTTCGGCGCGGAGCGCGTGGTGCGCTTCGCCTTCGAGCTCGCGCGCACCCGGCGGAAGAAGTTGACGCTGGTGCACAAGACCAACGTGCTCGTCTTCGGCGGATCGCTGTGGCAGCGCACCGTCGACGAGGTGGCGACCGAGTTCCCCGACGTCGCCGTCGATTACAGCCACATCGACGCGGCCACCATCTACCTGGTGACCGATCCGTCGCGGTTCGACGTCATCGTCACGGACAACCTCTTCGGCGACATCCTCACCGACGAGGCCGGCGCGATCTCCGGCGGCATCGGCCTGGCCGCGTCGGGCAACATCGACGCGACGGGCACCAACCCGTCGATGTTCGAGCCCGTGCACGGCAGCGCCCCCGACATCGTCGGCCAGGGCGTCGCGGATCCCACCGCGGCCATCCTGTCGGCCGCGATGCTGTTGCGGCACCTCGGGAACGCCGAGGGCGCGCAGCGGATCGAGGACGCGGTGACCGCGGACCTCGCCGCCCGCGGCGACGCCCCGATCCGCACCGTCGAGGTCGGCGACCGCATCGCCGCCGCCCTCACCGCATAA
- the serA gene encoding phosphoglycerate dehydrogenase — MTRPVVLIADKLAPSTVEALGDDVEVKWVDGPDRPALLAAVPEADALLVRSATTVDAEVLAAATKLKIVARAGVGLDNVDVPAATERGVLVVNAPTSNIHTAAEHAVALMLATARQIPAADKTLREHTWKRSSFNGVEILGKTVGVVGMGRIGQLVAQRLAAFETKIVAYDPYVSPARAAQLGIELLTLDELLERADFISVHLPKTPETKGLIGREALARTKKGVVIVNAARGGLIDEQALADAITSGHVFGAGLDVFETEPCTDSPLFELPQVVVTPHLGASTSEAQDRAGTDVAKSVRLALAGEFVPDAVNVKGGAVDEEVAPWLELTRKLGVLLGGLPGQLPEKIGVTVRGELASENVDILQLSALRGLFSAVIEDAVTFVNAPALAEERGVTVELEKVSESPNHRSLVDVRAVYGDGTVQNVAGTLSGLSRVEKVTNINGRNFDLRAEGLNLFIAYGDQPGSLGKIGTLLGDAGIDIQAAALSQDAEGAGATVLLRVSQPVSAEVQQAIGDAVAATTIAQVDLS; from the coding sequence GTGACCCGTCCCGTGGTATTGATCGCCGACAAGCTGGCACCGTCGACAGTGGAGGCGCTCGGTGACGACGTCGAGGTGAAGTGGGTCGACGGCCCCGACCGCCCCGCCCTGCTCGCCGCGGTCCCCGAGGCGGATGCGCTGCTCGTGCGCTCCGCGACCACCGTCGACGCGGAGGTCCTCGCCGCCGCCACCAAGCTCAAGATCGTCGCCCGCGCCGGCGTCGGCCTGGACAACGTGGATGTGCCCGCCGCCACCGAGCGCGGCGTCCTCGTGGTCAACGCGCCCACGTCGAACATCCACACCGCGGCCGAGCACGCCGTCGCGCTGATGCTCGCCACCGCCCGCCAGATCCCCGCCGCGGACAAGACCCTCCGCGAGCACACGTGGAAGCGCAGCTCGTTCAACGGCGTCGAGATCCTCGGCAAGACCGTCGGCGTCGTCGGCATGGGCCGCATCGGCCAGCTCGTCGCGCAGCGCCTCGCCGCCTTCGAGACCAAGATCGTGGCGTACGACCCCTACGTCAGCCCGGCCCGCGCCGCGCAGCTCGGCATCGAGCTGCTCACCCTCGACGAGCTGCTCGAGCGCGCCGACTTCATCTCGGTCCACCTCCCGAAGACCCCGGAGACCAAGGGCCTGATCGGCCGCGAGGCGCTCGCCCGGACCAAGAAGGGCGTCGTCATCGTCAACGCGGCCCGCGGCGGCCTCATCGACGAGCAGGCCCTCGCGGACGCCATCACGTCGGGCCACGTCTTCGGCGCCGGCCTCGACGTCTTCGAGACCGAGCCCTGCACCGACAGCCCGCTGTTCGAGCTGCCGCAGGTCGTCGTGACCCCGCACCTCGGCGCCTCGACCTCGGAGGCCCAGGACCGCGCCGGCACCGACGTCGCCAAGAGCGTCCGCCTGGCCCTCGCCGGCGAGTTCGTCCCGGATGCGGTCAACGTCAAGGGCGGCGCCGTCGACGAGGAGGTCGCGCCCTGGCTCGAGCTCACCCGCAAGCTGGGCGTGCTGCTGGGCGGCCTGCCCGGGCAGCTGCCGGAGAAGATCGGCGTCACCGTCCGCGGCGAGCTGGCCAGCGAGAACGTCGATATCCTGCAGCTCTCCGCGCTGCGCGGCCTGTTCTCGGCCGTCATCGAGGACGCCGTCACCTTCGTCAACGCCCCCGCCCTGGCGGAGGAGCGCGGCGTCACCGTCGAGCTGGAGAAGGTCTCGGAGAGCCCCAACCACCGCAGCCTGGTCGACGTGCGCGCCGTGTACGGCGACGGCACCGTCCAGAACGTCGCCGGCACCCTGTCGGGCCTGAGCCGCGTCGAGAAGGTCACCAACATCAACGGCCGCAACTTCGACCTGCGCGCCGAGGGCCTGAACCTGTTCATCGCCTACGGCGATCAGCCGGGCTCGCTGGGCAAGATCGGCACGCTCCTCGGCGACGCCGGCATCGACATCCAGGCCGCGGCGCTGAGCCAGGACGCCGAGGGTGCGGGCGCGACGGTGCTGCTGCGCGTCAGCCAGCCGGTCTCCGCCGAGGTGCAGCAGGCCATCGGCGACGCGGTCGCCGCCACCACCATCGCGCAGGTGGATCTGTCGTGA
- a CDS encoding helix-turn-helix domain-containing protein: protein MDPDAPRRLIARVLGAASRRAVSDAMTERIAADLPDLRADDAIFGSLAASVEANVENVTHAIVLDVPVQRIEVPLAALEYPRRVAQRGMAATSLVRAYYLGQQTMIALIGEALDADPEAGQELREAAMRWLVGWSFDYNDVVTRRVLDEYETERAAWVDARSGARTVRVLEVLDGEVPSVAAASASIRYPLRASHIGMVVWYSEGVDEVERIERFLRELGAAAGAVAPPLTMAVDRLTAWAWLPVAGGETAIAAAREFVAADPDAPRVVFGPPREGLEGFRATNRAAREVQRVADATDAPLLVATDPGVGLAALVAHDVGAARAWADGVLGALAGDTAADERLRSTLEIFLRTGGSFKATAEQQLMHANSVKYRVRRAVARRGREIGDDRLDVEVALAVRRIFGPQAPGNPARKAPDAGH from the coding sequence ATGGACCCCGACGCCCCGCGCAGGCTGATCGCCCGGGTGCTGGGCGCGGCGTCGCGTCGCGCGGTGTCCGACGCCATGACGGAGCGGATCGCGGCCGACCTTCCCGACCTGCGCGCCGACGACGCGATCTTCGGCTCCCTGGCCGCGAGCGTCGAGGCCAACGTCGAGAACGTCACCCACGCAATCGTCCTCGACGTGCCCGTGCAGCGGATCGAGGTCCCGCTCGCCGCCCTCGAGTACCCGCGCCGGGTGGCGCAGCGCGGCATGGCGGCGACGTCGCTCGTCCGGGCCTACTACCTGGGGCAGCAGACGATGATCGCCCTCATCGGCGAGGCGCTGGACGCGGACCCCGAGGCGGGACAGGAACTGCGCGAGGCGGCGATGCGCTGGCTCGTCGGCTGGTCCTTCGACTACAACGACGTCGTCACCCGGCGCGTGCTCGACGAGTACGAGACCGAGCGGGCGGCGTGGGTGGACGCCCGGAGTGGGGCGCGGACCGTGCGCGTCCTCGAGGTCCTCGACGGCGAGGTGCCGAGTGTGGCCGCCGCCTCTGCGAGCATCCGGTATCCCTTGCGCGCGAGCCACATCGGGATGGTCGTCTGGTATTCGGAGGGCGTCGACGAGGTCGAGCGGATCGAGCGTTTCCTCCGGGAGCTCGGCGCCGCGGCGGGTGCCGTCGCGCCGCCGCTCACGATGGCGGTCGACCGGCTCACCGCGTGGGCCTGGCTGCCGGTTGCCGGCGGAGAGACGGCGATCGCCGCCGCCCGCGAGTTCGTCGCCGCCGACCCGGACGCTCCGCGCGTCGTGTTCGGGCCGCCGCGCGAGGGCCTCGAGGGTTTCCGCGCGACGAACCGGGCGGCCCGGGAGGTGCAGCGGGTCGCCGACGCGACGGACGCGCCGCTGCTCGTCGCGACCGACCCGGGCGTGGGCCTCGCGGCCCTCGTCGCCCACGACGTCGGCGCCGCCCGGGCGTGGGCCGACGGTGTCCTCGGGGCCCTGGCCGGGGACACCGCCGCCGACGAGCGGCTGCGCAGCACCCTGGAGATCTTCCTGCGCACCGGCGGCAGCTTCAAGGCGACGGCCGAGCAGCAGCTCATGCACGCGAACTCGGTGAAGTACCGGGTGCGCCGCGCAGTGGCGCGCCGGGGCCGGGAGATCGGCGACGACCGGCTCGATGTGGAGGTGGCGCTCGCGGTGCGCCGGATCTTCGGCCCGCAGGCTCCCGGCAACCCGGCGCGGAAGGCCCCCGACGCAGGTCACTAA
- a CDS encoding class I adenylate-forming enzyme family protein: MTYEFPTFAHLPAVRAAAAPHAPAVADDAIDLDNAAFDGAVRSAAAALRAAGIGHGDVVAVKLPNTALLVVTLFASWHLGAAATPINPYLAQPEVEYQVQDAGAAVLVTDADAPAGITVVAADALLAHAPDAAEPASAPSDLALLIYTSGTTGRPKGVMLDHANLVAMSEMSSAAFDFDADDHSLLILPLFHVNAIVVSTLNPLRGGGRVTIAGRFDPRTFFQVLEETGATYFSAVPTIYTMLAGLPPEVRPDLSRVRFGVCGAAPASRELLEGFEARYGFPLIEGYGLSECTCAATCNPLDGERKVGSVGVALPGQRIRIAGPDGADVPAGEPGEVLLAGPNIMRGYLGRPEETARTVVDGWLHTGDVGVLDEDGYLRLVDRAKDMIIRGGENIYPKEIETTVYGVAGVAEAAVIGRPDAKYGELPVLYVSAAPGVQLDVETIAAHARAQLAKFKQPVTITVLETLPKNPVGKIDKPSLRRLDASSSQPA, encoded by the coding sequence GTGACGTACGAGTTCCCCACTTTCGCCCACCTCCCCGCGGTGCGCGCCGCCGCGGCGCCGCACGCCCCCGCGGTCGCCGACGACGCGATCGACCTCGACAACGCCGCCTTCGACGGCGCCGTCCGCAGCGCGGCCGCCGCGCTGCGCGCCGCCGGGATCGGCCACGGCGACGTGGTCGCGGTCAAGTTGCCGAACACGGCGCTCCTCGTGGTCACCCTGTTCGCGTCCTGGCACCTGGGCGCCGCCGCGACCCCGATCAACCCGTACCTCGCGCAGCCCGAGGTCGAGTACCAGGTGCAGGACGCGGGCGCCGCGGTCCTCGTCACCGACGCCGACGCGCCCGCCGGGATCACGGTCGTCGCCGCCGACGCCCTGCTCGCGCACGCGCCGGACGCCGCGGAGCCCGCATCGGCACCGTCGGACCTGGCTCTGCTGATCTACACCTCCGGCACCACGGGGCGCCCGAAGGGCGTCATGCTCGACCACGCGAACCTCGTGGCGATGAGCGAGATGTCCTCGGCTGCCTTCGACTTCGACGCCGACGACCACAGCCTGCTGATCCTGCCGCTGTTCCACGTGAACGCCATCGTGGTCTCCACGCTCAACCCGCTCCGCGGCGGCGGCCGCGTGACGATCGCGGGCCGGTTCGACCCGCGGACCTTCTTCCAGGTCCTCGAGGAGACCGGCGCGACGTACTTCTCCGCGGTACCGACGATCTACACGATGCTGGCCGGCCTGCCGCCCGAGGTGCGGCCGGACCTGTCCCGGGTGCGCTTCGGCGTCTGCGGTGCGGCACCCGCCAGCCGGGAGCTGCTCGAGGGCTTCGAGGCCCGCTACGGCTTCCCGCTCATCGAGGGCTACGGCCTCTCGGAGTGCACCTGCGCCGCCACCTGCAATCCGCTCGACGGCGAGCGCAAGGTCGGCAGCGTGGGGGTGGCCCTGCCGGGCCAGCGGATCCGGATCGCCGGGCCCGACGGTGCCGACGTCCCCGCCGGGGAGCCGGGCGAGGTGCTGCTCGCGGGCCCGAACATCATGCGCGGCTACCTCGGACGGCCCGAGGAGACCGCCAGGACCGTCGTCGACGGCTGGCTGCACACCGGCGACGTCGGCGTCCTCGACGAGGACGGCTACCTCCGCCTCGTGGACCGCGCGAAGGACATGATCATCCGCGGCGGGGAGAACATCTATCCCAAGGAGATCGAGACCACGGTCTACGGCGTCGCCGGCGTCGCCGAGGCCGCCGTCATCGGCCGACCGGACGCGAAGTACGGCGAGCTGCCGGTGCTCTACGTGTCCGCCGCGCCCGGCGTGCAGCTCGACGTCGAGACCATCGCCGCCCACGCCCGCGCCCAGTTGGCGAAGTTCAAACAACCCGTGACGATCACGGTCCTCGAGACGCTGCCGAAGAACCCCGTCGGCAAGATCGACAAGCCCTCGCTGCGCCGGCTCGACGCCTCCTCCAGCCAGCCCGCCTGA